One Proteinivorax tanatarense DNA segment encodes these proteins:
- a CDS encoding ATP-binding cassette domain-containing protein — translation MLIEGQDLSVAIGGRPVLEGETISCEPGMMTALVGPSGCGKTTLLHCLGLLLPVDQGRILNGGKDVTKYSTEARRRFWRDHAAFILQDYGIMEEESVAFNVTMGVSLLGKRVTGNQERLMEVLEQTGLQGREKEMASHLSGGEKQRLALARAIYKDASVLFIDEPTASLDAANRRKVIELFSDFAMRGSTVIVATHDSEMINACDVLHEVGS, via the coding sequence ATGTTGATTGAAGGTCAGGATTTATCAGTAGCAATCGGGGGGCGACCGGTGCTTGAAGGCGAGACAATAAGTTGTGAACCTGGTATGATGACAGCTCTTGTTGGCCCTAGCGGATGTGGGAAGACCACTTTATTGCATTGTCTCGGGTTGTTGCTACCTGTAGATCAGGGACGCATTTTGAACGGTGGAAAAGATGTAACTAAGTACAGTACTGAAGCAAGGCGGCGATTTTGGCGGGATCACGCTGCTTTTATACTTCAGGACTATGGGATTATGGAGGAAGAGTCAGTTGCTTTTAATGTTACTATGGGAGTGAGTTTGTTGGGAAAACGGGTCACTGGAAACCAGGAGCGGTTGATGGAGGTGCTTGAACAGACGGGCCTTCAGGGCCGAGAAAAAGAGATGGCTAGCCATCTAAGTGGAGGAGAAAAACAGCGTCTGGCCTTGGCCCGTGCAATTTATAAGGACGCTTCGGTTCTGTTTATTGATGAACCCACTGCCTCACTGGACGCAGCTAATCGGAGAAAGGTTATAGAACTGTTCTCTGACTTTGCCATGAGGGGCAGCACAGTCATTGTGGCGACCCACGACTCTGAAATGATTAACGCTTGTGACGTTTTGCATGAGGTCGGTTCTTAA